One genomic segment of Coffea arabica cultivar ET-39 chromosome 6e, Coffea Arabica ET-39 HiFi, whole genome shotgun sequence includes these proteins:
- the LOC113691619 gene encoding uncharacterized protein, producing MRIRKRFPPSASISSAAPSDPQLNRSPVVQPLIQVNPHQNLHMVQEEAKHNNPKNPDPQNQPFQQPNSQAITTTNENPTWDFLNSGVDEEKLKQKEIEGKEIKDERCSCNDTRKDSIQGELSTTQFPLPSSSSSPVIERWCEGDKVVPLKKRKGSFETINIASKETTKAKMKSKTNKKCLLQSGDGHEGIKKTMSSAGAKKSKRGSVIMEGSRCSRVNGRGWRCCQQTLVGYSLCEHHLGKGRLRSMTSVRNSAMTNQIGANEKDEITAPLSSLQEKEVVKSLSSKINSNDFDDQDDDEKKPLVGVKKRMKLGAVKARSMSSLLGQTDTNMVVGSNGNNHI from the exons ATGAGGATCAGGAAACGTTTTCCTCCCTCAGCATCAATCTCTTCAGCTGCCCCGTCAGATCCCCAGCTCAACCGGTCACCGGTGGTGCAACCACTCATACAAGTAAATCCCCATCAGAATCTTCATATGGTGCAAGAAGAGGCAAAGCACAACAATCCCAAAAATCCCGATCCTCAAAATCAGCCCTTCCAGCAACCAAATAGTCAAGCAATCACGACCACAAATGAAAATCCCACATGGGATTTTCTCAACAGCGGTGTTGATGAAGAGAAGTTGAAGCAAAAG GAAATTGAAGGGAAGGAGATTAAAGATGAGAGGTGTAGCTGTAATGATACAAG GAAGGATAGCATTCAAGGAGAATTATCTACTACGCAGTTTCCTCTgccatcatcttcttcttcaccAG TTATTGAGAGATGGTGTGAAGGGGATAAAGTTGTtccattgaagaaaagaaaagggagctTTGAGACAATTAACATTGCAAGCAAAGAAACAACAAAGGCGAAAATGAAGTcgaaaacaaacaagaaatgtTTGCTACAAAGTGGTGATGGACATGAAGGGATCAAGAAAACGATGTCTAGTGCTGGTGCAAAGAAGAGCAAGAGAGGCAGCGTTATCATGGAGGGTTCGCGGTGCAGTCGCGTTAACGGGCGAGGATGGAGGTGTTGCCAACAGACTCTTGTAGGTTATTCCTTGTGCGAGCATCATTTAGGTAAAGGAAGGCTAAGAAGCATGACTAGCGTTCGAAACAGTGCCATGACTAATCAGATTGGTGCAAATGAGAAGGATGAAATAACTGCACCACTGTCGAGTTTGCAAGAAAAAGAAGTGGTGAAATCTTTGTCAAGCAAGATTAATAGtaatgattttgatgatcagGATGATGATGAGAAGAAGCCATTGGTGGGGGtaaagaaaagaatgaagctcGGTGCAGTTAAAGCTAGATCCATGAGCAGCCTCTTAGGCCAGACAGATACTAATATGGTAGTGGGATCTAATGGCAACAACCATATATAG